The sequence below is a genomic window from Deltaproteobacteria bacterium GWC2_55_46.
GACGTGCGCTACGACGTCATGGGATGTCCAGCCCTGGGGCTTGTCCATGACGAGGACGCCGTTATACCCTGGCGAATGCACCCTTGAGCGCCTCTATCACCCTATTCTTTACATCTTCAAGGCTTCCCTTGAGCATGAAACCCGCCGCGTTCCTGTGGCCGCCGCCGCCGAAGGACATGGCGACATCCGCCACGTCCACGTCGCCCTTTGAGCGAAGCGAGACCTTGTACTCAAGCTCTCCTGCCTCCCTGAAGAGCACGCCGACCTCCACGCCCGCTATCCCCCTGGCGTAGTTGACGAACCCGTCGGCGAGGTCCTTTTCGGCCTCAGCCTTCCGGAACATCTCCTGGGATACCGTGACCATCGCTACCCTGGCGTGTCCGTTGCTGTTTAGGTCTATGACCTCAAGCGTATTAAGCACCATGCCGAGGAGCTTGTACTTCCTTGCCGGATGGTTCTCATAGACCCTCTTGGAGACCTCCCAGGGCTCTGCCCCGAGCCTGACGAGATCTCCGGCCTTGATAAACGATTCTGGCGTGGCTGATGAATAATGGAATGAGCCGGTGTCGGTGTGTATGGCGACATAGAGGTTTACCGCGACTTCACGTGTTATCGGCAGGGACGCGGCCTTGCAGAGGTCGTAGACCATCTCTCCGGCGGCGCTCGCACCGGGCTCTATCACGTTTATGTCTCCGAAAGAATCGTTGGTGGCGTGATGGTCGACGTTTATTAGCTTGCCGTGGTGCTTAAAAGAGACAAAACCCTTGCCGAGGCGCTCCTTCTGGCCGCAGTCGACCGCGAAGGTCGCGTCAAATGGCGCGGCCCCTTCGAGGCTGTGCACCACGGTGTCGGCGCCTGGAAGGAACATGAAAAGCTCTGGCACAGGGTCTTCAAGGTAGGCGACAGCGTCTTTGCCGATATTCCTCAACGCGAGCGCCAGCCCAAGAAGGGACCCGAGGGCGTCGCCCTCAGGGCTTACGTGCGAGACCACGAGGAACCGCTTGCCTTTTTTTATCTCAGCTTTTACTTCTTCGAACCTGTTGTCCATTATGAGAAATCCAGCCCCTGATTGACTTAAAGGCTGCCTCCTTCTTTCATTTCGCGTATGACCCGCTCTATCTTTTCAGCATACTCGAGAGAGTCGTCAAACAGGAACATGACCTTAGGAATATGCCTCAAGTCCAGCCTTTTTGCAAGGCTCCTCCTGACATAGCCGCTCGCGCTGGTGAGCCCCTGCCTGCTTTTTTCCTTGTCGGCGTCGCTTCCGATCTGGCTGAAATAGACCTTGGCCTCCTTGAGGTCAGGAGTAAGCTCCGCCTTTGTTATGGTCACGAACCCTATCCTAGGGTCCTTTATCTCTCCGTGGAGTATCATCGAGGCGACCTCCTGTTTTATAAGGTCGCCTACCCTGTCGGCACGCCTGTAGCTCATCTATTTTTTCCTTCCGGGAATCGGTTCAGGACTTCGAGGGCCTCGATAAAGAAAATTACTGCGGATGACACAAGAGAGGTCAGCCTAGAAGTTCACTATCTCTATCTCGCTGTCCGTCACTTCGGCGAGGTGAAGGCCCTCTATGAAATTCAACACCTTGTCAAGGACCGAGTTCACAAAGGCCCTGTCGTTGCCGACCGCCGTGATGCCGATCTCCGCCCTCTGCCAGACGTCGTTGCCGCCCACTTCTGCGACCGAGACGTTGAACTTGTTCTTTACCTTCTCTATAACGCTCTTCAATACCTGCCGCTTGTCCTTGAGGGAATTGCTTGCGTGCAGGATGAGCGTGACCCTTGCAACACCTACTACCATCTTTAAAACTGCCTTAAGTCGCTGACAAACACTGTGTTCAAGCTGCTCAAAAAGATCCATATGCGAGGCAATTCCCGCCGTTGATGAATGAGGCGTACTCTTCGTGAACGCCGTAGCAGAAGCGACGATGATAACGACGCAGATGGACTTATTTCATGCCTGTTAAAGCTTGGCGGCTTCCTCTTTCAGAGTATAGAGCTCGATGACGTCGCCCACTTTAAGGTCGTTATAGCCCTCGATGGTCATTCCGCACTCGAAGCCGGAAGCGACCTCCTTTACGTCCTCCTTGAACCTCTTGAGAGACGAGAGCTTGCCGTCATAGATGACGATGTTGTCGCGTATCAGGCGGGCCTTCGAGCCCCTTACGGCCTTGCCATCCGACATGAAGCAACCCGCGACATTGCCGACCTTGGTTATACGGAAGACCTCCCTTACGGTCGCCCTGCCGAGGACCTCTTCCTTGACCACCGGGGCGAGCATGCCCTCCATCGCGGCCCTTATTTCGTCCACGAGGTTGTAGATGATGTCATAGAGGCGGAGGTCGACATTCTCCCTCTCGGCAAGCGCCTGGGCCTTGGCGTCCGGCCTGATGTTGAAGCCTATGACTATGGCGTTGGAAGCGGACGCGAGCATGACGTCGCCCTCGTTGATGCCGCCTGCGCCGCTGTGGATGACCCTTATCTTCACGGCCTCGGTCGGAAGCTTGGCGAGCGTTTCCTTGACGGCCTCGACAGAGCCCTGCACGTCCGCCTTGATGATAAGGTTGAGGTCCTTGACCTCGCCCTTGCTTATCTTGTCGTAAAGGTCGGTGAGGCTCACCTTCGCGGTCTTCATGCGGTCTTTCTCTATGCTCTTGCGCTCCCTTATGGCAGCTATCTGCTTGGCTGTGGCCTCATCCTTGACGGCCGCGAAGGTATCTCCCGCCAAAGGCACGCCGGAAAGTCCGAATATCTCTATCGGCATTGACGGGCCGGCGCCATCTACGCGCTTGCCCCAGTCGTCTATCATCGCCCTTATCCTGCCGTAATGTATGCCTGAGACTATCGCGTCGCCTACTTTAAGCGTGCCGTCCTGGATGAGGACTGTCGATACCGGGCCTCTGCCCTTGTCGAGCTTGGCCTCGACGACCACGCCTCTGGCAGGGGAGTCCGGGTTGGCCTTAAGCTCAAGCACCTCGGCCTGAAGGAGTATCATCTCGAGGAGTTCCTTTATCTTGATGCCCTTCTTTGCCGAGACCTCGATGAATATGGTATCGCCACCCCACTCCTCGGATACGAGTCCGTAGGTCGTAAGCTCCTGCTTTATCCTGCCGGAGTCCGCCTGCGGAAGGTCTATCTTGTTGATGGCGACTATGATGGGCACTCCTGCAGCCTTGGAGTGGTTTATGGCCTCTATGGTCTGCGGCATGACGCCGTCGTCAGCAGCGACGACAAGGATGACTATGTCGGTCGCCTTGGCTCCCCTCGCCCTCATGGCGGTGAAGGCCTCATGGCCGGGGGTATCAAGGAAGGTGACGTCGCCTTTATCGAGGTGGACGTGGTAAGCGCCTATGTGCTGGGTTATCCCTCCGGCCTCTCCGCTTACAACGTTCGTCTTCCTTATGGCGTCAAGAAGAGAGGTCTTGCCGTGGTCTACATGGCCCATGACCGTGACGACCGGGGCCCTGTGCTGCCTCTCCCCTGCAGCGGCCTCGGCGCCTGTCTCCATGAGGCTCTCTTCCTGGACGGCCGCGCTCTCTACCTCGTAGTCATAGTCCTGGGCGATGAGCGTGACGGCGTCCATGTCTATAAGCTGGTTCACTGTAGCCATTATGCCAAGGCCCATGAGCTTCTTTATTATCTCTCCGGCCTTTACCCCTATCTTTTGCGAAAGATCGGCTACACTTATGGCGTCTACTATCCTTACGACCCTCTTTGTGGCCTTTGGCACCGTTATCTCGGTCTTCTTCATAGGCCGGGCCTGTACGGCCGCTTTTCTGGTGTCCCTCTGGTACCTGTCTTTTTTCTGAGGGCGCCTGGACGGGAAGAACTTCCTTACATCAGGCTCCTTGCTGAATACCTTCTCTGTCTTTATGGCCTTATCGACGGGGGCAGGCGCCTGTACGGCGGCTTCGGCGGCAGGGGCCTCGGCAACAGGAGCTTCTTCGACCAGGGCGGGGATAGCCTCTTCCTCCTCCGCCTTTAACTCTGCCAGTATCTCGGCGGCGGATTTCTCCTTCGTCTTCTTGACAGCAGGTTTCTTGAGCGCCTCTCTTTTCTCATCTGCCTTTGTCTTGAGCTTTCCGGGCCTGGCGCCTTTTTTCTCTTCCTTCGTTTCTTCTTTTTTGACGGCGGATGGAGCGGCAGCTGCACCGGGCTTTTGCACGACTTCGGCCTGGGCCTTCTTATCTGGCTGGGCAGACACCTCCGCAGCTGGCCTGGCCTCGGCGGCTATCGGCGCTGTAATTGTCTCTGCCGGGACTGTCTCTTCAGGCGCTGGCGCCGGTTTCGCGGAAGTCCTTCTCCTTATTACCGAGGGCTTTATCCGCTTTTCCTCGACATCCACTGCCTGCTGCGGTTTTTCTTTTTCTTTTTCTTTTTGTGTCATTTTCCTCGCCCGAAAATTATTGCCAGGACCATGGATCCCAACAGTATGAAAACAATTTCAACCCCGGCCTCTTTCGAGACCGGCCTTTATATGCGCCCACAGGGCCTCATGGCCGGCTATCTCAACCTTCGACTTGAGGGCCCTTGATAAAGCGTTCTTTCTGATCGCCTCGTTAAGACAACTCTCCTGAGGGCATATATAAGCCCCTCTGCCGCCGAGCCTGCCTGATGGGTCCGGCTCAAGAAAGCCGGAGCCGCCGAGCGCGAGCCTTACAAGTGAAGCCTTCTCACGGACGGACCTGCAGCCCAGGCACGTCCTCTCAGGCATTACCCTTCCCGGCGAGGGCCGCAACAGCGTCCATTATGCTGTCTATGCCCTCTTCGTCCAATCCTTCTATCTTTTGAAGCTTCTCCCTTGTGGCCTTCATGACGCCGTCAGAGCCCTCGTACCCGGCTGCGGCGAGTGTCGCGGCGATCTCTGAAGAGATGCCGAGCGTTTCTTCCATTTCCTTTGCCGCGGCCGCCCTCTCCCTCTCTTCCCTTTCGCCGGCTGCCTGGACCTCTTTTCTCAAGGCCTCTTCAGGAGAGAGCTTCTCCTTGCCGCTCTTTGAATCGGACTCGGTGCGAATGTCTATCTTCCAACCGGTGAGCTTTGCGGCGAGCCTTACGTTCTGCCCCTTCTTGCCTATCGCCAGGGAGAGCTGATCGTCCGGGACGATGACCTCCATCGAGTGCTCAGCGTCATCAGTTACGACCCTGGATATCTGGGCTGGCGAGAGCGTGTTCTTTACGAATATAGCCGGTTCGTCGGACCAGTGGACGATGTCGATCTTTTCGCCCTTCAGTTCCTGCACCACCGCCTGGACCCTCGACCCCTTCATGCCCACGCATGCTCCAACCGCGTCCACGTCCGAATTATGTGATAAGACGGCTATCTTGGCCCTGTCGCCGGGCTCCCTCGCCGCGCCTTTTATCTCAACGATGCCTTCGTACAGCTCGGGGACCTCCATCTGGAAAAGCTTCATCAGGAAGGCCGGATGCGTCCTTGAAAGGCCTATCTGAGGGCCTTTCGCCTCGACCTTGACGTCAAGTATTATGCCCCTTATCCTTTCGCCCTGCCTGTATCCCTCGCGCCTGACCTGCTCCTTTTTCGGGAGCACAGCCTCCGCCCTTCCGAGGTCTACTATTATGTCGCCCTTCTCGAACCTCTGGACTATGCCGGTTACGATCTCGCCCCTCTTGGAGGAGTACTCGTTATAGACGATATTGCGCTCCGCCTCACGCACCTTCTGTATGATTATCTGCTTCGCGGTCTGGGCGTCGATACGGCCGAACTCCTTGGAATCGAGCTTCACCCCGAGGCTGTCACCGAGGGCCACTTCCGGGTCGAGCTCCCTGGCGGCGTCAAAGCCTATCTGGGTATCGGGGTCCGCGACCTCTTCGACAACGTCCTTGAAGACGAAGAGCTCTATCTCGCCCATCTCTTCCTGGTAGTGCGCCTCTATGATCTTGTTCGGGCCGAACCTCTTCTCGGCGGCCTTGAGCATCGCGGTCTCGAGGGCCTCGATAAGGATATACTTGTCGATCCCCTTGTCCTTGCCGACCTGGTCGATTATATTGGCCAAGTTAAGCATTCAAAAACCTCCAGCTTCTTCCTGTAAATTTTTTCAGATCTCTATTTCAAGCCTTGCCTTCTCGATATTCGAGACGGCAATCATAAACTTCTTTCCGTCAAAGTCGGTCACGAGCACCGTGCCGTCCCTTACCTCGTCTATGACGGCCTTGAAATTCCTCCTGCCGTCAATAGCCTCCATGGTCTTTATCTTCGCCCTTCTGCCGGCGTACCTGGCAAAATCCCTTTCGGTCTTGAGCGGCCTGTCGAGGCCCGGCGAAGATACCTCCAGGTTGTAGCTCTGGGGTATCGGGTCTTCAACGTCCAATATGGTGCTGAATTCGCGGCTCACCTGCTCGCAGTCGTGCACGGTGATGCCGCCGGGCTTGTCTATGTAGACCCTCAAGACCCTCCGTCCATGCTCGGAGGCGAACGATACGTCGACGAGTTCCAGCCCCAGCCCATCGGCCACCGGCTGGGCGAGCTGCCTTATCCTGTCTTCAACGCCTTCGGGCTTCATCCCTTCCTCCGCCCCTGGACGAAGCCCGGCAAAAAACATATTGCGGGGAGACCGGTTCTTCTCCCAAACAAAAAAAGTGAGCGAAGGCCCACTTTCGATGTAAGAGGGGTTTTAATCTTTATAATTTAGCACACAAGAATCGTCATTGCAAGGCCAAAGTAAAGGTTTTTCAAGTTGAAACGTGCTGATTGATCTCTGCCGAACAAGGCAGAACCGGCCTTTGCCGCGGTTATTTAAAAACACCTTGTTAAAGGGAGGATGCTCTGCTATACTCAACACAGTTTAATCCTTTCATCGATCGGCTCCTTCGATAATGACCCCTGACAGACACACTTCCAAAGACCCTGTAAAGGCCCTTAAGGCAGCGCTCACTGACGAGTTGCGCCTCGACCCGGTAGCATTTCCCATCGACGTGCAGATGGAGAACGGCTCAATCATGGTCGACGGCGTGGTCGAGAAGGTCTCTCAAAAAAAGAGGGCGATCCTTTTCGCGATGGGGCTCGACGGCGTCTCCGGCGTAATAGACAGGCTCAGGGTAAGGCCTTCCTCCCACATGTCCGACGACGAGATAAAAAAACATATCTACGACGCCATCGCGGGGGAGAACGCCCTTACAGGCCTGAAGATCGAAACCGAGGTTATAAACGGCATAGTAGACCTGGAGGGCGAGGTCTGGTCTTTAAGCCACAAGAGGCTTGCCGGGGCGTTGGCGTGGTGGGTGCCCGGAGCGACAGACGTCATCAACAGCATAGAGGTGGTCCCCTCGGAGTCTGACTCTGACGACGAGGTAAGCGACGCCTTGCGGCTCATCCTCGAGAAGGACAGGCTTGTCGACGCGGCAAGCATCAAGGTGCGCACAAGAGACTGGGTCGTAACGCTCGAAGGAGTAACGGGCAGCGCCGCAGAACGCGAAGCAGCCGAGGACGACGCATGGTTTACATGGGGCGTCAACGGAGTTGTGAACAAGATTATCGTGGACGCTACGAGCGTCCATAAACTGCCTTGAATCAGCGATCCCGCCTTGAACCGAACAAAACCCCAGCAGGAGGATGAGCCGAGTAATGCGAAAGACCGCCGTAAAAAAGGAAAAGACCGCCGTAAAACCCAGGAAGAAAAGCACTACCAAGATAAGGATCACTGAAATAGACCCGAGGATAACCAGCCATACGGGCCTTTTCGGCGAGGGCTGCTACGGCAGCTCCTGCAAGGACGAATGCTGCGGCTGGGGCTGTGATGTGGACTTCGCGTCCTACAAGATGATACTCAAGCACAGGGACCTCGTAGAGCCACTTATCGGGGCGAAGATCGAGGGTTGCTTCTCGACAGTCCTGAAAAAGGACGACGACTATGTCGGCGGCGCTTACAGGGAGACCGCCGTGCGGAAAAAGGACAAGCTCTGCGCCTTTC
It includes:
- a CDS encoding translation initiation factor IF-2; this encodes MTQKEKEKEKPQQAVDVEEKRIKPSVIRRRTSAKPAPAPEETVPAETITAPIAAEARPAAEVSAQPDKKAQAEVVQKPGAAAAPSAVKKEETKEEKKGARPGKLKTKADEKREALKKPAVKKTKEKSAAEILAELKAEEEEAIPALVEEAPVAEAPAAEAAVQAPAPVDKAIKTEKVFSKEPDVRKFFPSRRPQKKDRYQRDTRKAAVQARPMKKTEITVPKATKRVVRIVDAISVADLSQKIGVKAGEIIKKLMGLGIMATVNQLIDMDAVTLIAQDYDYEVESAAVQEESLMETGAEAAAGERQHRAPVVTVMGHVDHGKTSLLDAIRKTNVVSGEAGGITQHIGAYHVHLDKGDVTFLDTPGHEAFTAMRARGAKATDIVILVVAADDGVMPQTIEAINHSKAAGVPIIVAINKIDLPQADSGRIKQELTTYGLVSEEWGGDTIFIEVSAKKGIKIKELLEMILLQAEVLELKANPDSPARGVVVEAKLDKGRGPVSTVLIQDGTLKVGDAIVSGIHYGRIRAMIDDWGKRVDGAGPSMPIEIFGLSGVPLAGDTFAAVKDEATAKQIAAIRERKSIEKDRMKTAKVSLTDLYDKISKGEVKDLNLIIKADVQGSVEAVKETLAKLPTEAVKIRVIHSGAGGINEGDVMLASASNAIVIGFNIRPDAKAQALAERENVDLRLYDIIYNLVDEIRAAMEGMLAPVVKEEVLGRATVREVFRITKVGNVAGCFMSDGKAVRGSKARLIRDNIVIYDGKLSSLKRFKEDVKEVASGFECGMTIEGYNDLKVGDVIELYTLKEEAAKL
- a CDS encoding transcription termination/antitermination protein NusA, whose amino-acid sequence is MLNLANIIDQVGKDKGIDKYILIEALETAMLKAAEKRFGPNKIIEAHYQEEMGEIELFVFKDVVEEVADPDTQIGFDAARELDPEVALGDSLGVKLDSKEFGRIDAQTAKQIIIQKVREAERNIVYNEYSSKRGEIVTGIVQRFEKGDIIVDLGRAEAVLPKKEQVRREGYRQGERIRGIILDVKVEAKGPQIGLSRTHPAFLMKLFQMEVPELYEGIVEIKGAAREPGDRAKIAVLSHNSDVDAVGACVGMKGSRVQAVVQELKGEKIDIVHWSDEPAIFVKNTLSPAQISRVVTDDAEHSMEVIVPDDQLSLAIGKKGQNVRLAAKLTGWKIDIRTESDSKSGKEKLSPEEALRKEVQAAGEREERERAAAAKEMEETLGISSEIAATLAAAGYEGSDGVMKATREKLQKIEGLDEEGIDSIMDAVAALAGKGNA
- a CDS encoding ribosome-binding factor A; this translates as MSYRRADRVGDLIKQEVASMILHGEIKDPRIGFVTITKAELTPDLKEAKVYFSQIGSDADKEKSRQGLTSASGYVRRSLAKRLDLRHIPKVMFLFDDSLEYAEKIERVIREMKEGGSL